The following nucleotide sequence is from Schistocerca serialis cubense isolate TAMUIC-IGC-003099 chromosome 4, iqSchSeri2.2, whole genome shotgun sequence.
ATGTGAGGCACTGCAAGACTCATCTCTGGATATTACTATACTGTGTAGACCCTGTGAAAGACAGGTGTCCAGGTCCGGTCTCAGACCAGCACATAGTTTCAATCTGTTGGGAAGCTTTGAAATTCTACTTGTTTACTCACCCATTCAGTTCACCAGCATTTTGCAAATTACCTTCAAAGTGTATTATATATAAGACACATCTTATCAACTAACTCAGTACTATTATGATGAGAAACTTATGAGCTGACCTGCCACATCATGATGGATGACATTACAATCTGAGTATAGAATAAAAGTGTCAAATGTCACTCGGGACACCTAAACTCCAAATTAAGAAACACTGATGAAGAAACAACAAATGCACCAAACTGATGCAGAAAACATGAGAttacaaataatttaataattttcttctGCCAAAATCAGCTCTCTAACTTCACAAATGGTGTACAAGttgtataaatgaaaatgtattgGGGGGAGGGACTATGAGTGACTTTTGTTTGCTAAGTATTCAGTGATGACTTTTGTTTGCTAAATATTCAGTGATGACTCTCAAATTTAAGGTGTTGATAACATTTGTAttaaaagatagagagagagagagagagagagagagagagagagagagagagagagagagaacccacACATAGCTTGACCAAGCAAGTCCCATTTCCCTTAAACAGCACCATAATACAGCACAATACTGCCCTCACATACTAATGCTTTCCGTGACCACATTATAGCCACTTTACTTTTGAAACTACATCTTTTATATCTCTTGAAAATAAAGACGGATACAGCAACTTATTCCAAATATTATTCTGAAATGAGTTACAGGCCATTTAAACAGTTTCATCACTGCCACATATACATATAACTGACTTTTTATTTCAAATGATTCCACAGTTTGACAATATATGGCACGTAAGCACTTGTTTTTTTCCCCAATTATCATGAACGGGTATTAGGTTACATGTGACATTAGAAGTATAACCTGTTTATACTAACAGGGCTTAATTGTACCTCAAtcaagtgaaactgaaatatgtgACTGTTGCGCATTGCTATACCAGTTTACTTAGATGGAAAGGAATGTTGGAGTTTACAGTTTTGTCAACATGATCACTGGTCAACTGGATTACTTGAGCCTGAACATAGCGAGAGGTGGCTTGGGAAAGAAATCAAACGTGGAGGGAAAAAAACATATCATACAAAACTTAAATATTGATTACTGGATACTTTTAATTCCTCTTATGTGAAATTTGAGATGCACTAGATATTCATGTGCTTGCAAACAAATCTTCAGGCAGAAAGCTGGTTATGACATGGACCTTGGAACAGGGTTTCGCTCACTCTCTCTAGAAACTGATTCCCATGTACTCAATTGATTTAGAGATTTCAGATGGGATGGAGAGAGCAAGCCTGTTGCCACAGTCAATGGAATAGCTTGGCACATTATATGACTGGTGCATTGTCAGACCTGCTATTGGAAATCCGCATATGTGAAGACAGGACGGACATGACGCATGATATCATATTTTATTGCACCACTATCAGGTTGAGGAAGCACTGTGTTTTTACACTACACAATGTCAAGGACGTACCACAAATAGCTcaacacacagaaaaatgtaatGGCTCAAGTCAAATACAAGGGGCAACAATGTGTTGTTGGTAGGGGTTGCCACTGAATACTATAGATTGTCATAGCCGATAACATGGGCCACAGTGCAGTTATTCGCTCAGCAATTCAATACCAGACAACAGTAATTGGTGAGAAACCGTACCATCCAGAACCACATAGCTGTGGGTGTTCCAACAGATGCTTAACATTTACAAACCTTGGCACAACAACTAAGTAAGTTTCAGAAATTCTACAGGGCACATAGATTGGAATGGGCAAAGGAAAACAGCCACTGGAGGCATGAAGCATAGAAAAGACCATGTAGACAGTGGAATTGTGGTACAGGTTCATAAATGTCAAGTACAAAGTGCTTAGAAACCACACGAGCTGATGCACCTTGACTGCCAGGCAGGTTCACCTTTCAGGCAGATGACGAGGGAATTTTTGTGAGAGTAGTGATTACACAGGAGTAAAAGTGGGCTTGATACATCTGCTAATGTATTTCACTGACAAATGACACAGCACTTTGCTATCTGATCTGCAAAAACATTTGTCTACTTACAGAACCATTTTGGTGACTTACACTTTTAGCAAGCGAGTGCTCCGTTCTAACATTCCACAATTGTGAGAGATTAGTTTTAGAAACCCTCCATGGATATGAGGGTGCTTGTGTGTCCCCTCACTTTAACAGACCTTACTTCTGTTGAGAATATTCTAGAATGCCATCATGTGATATGTCTGTGACTTGTAGACGGCAGTTGAATGGTTTTGGAATCAAGATGGCTACCCATGGCTGTCAGTCTTTCACAGAGTCCGCAACATAATATGTCGTGGATCCATTAAGACAAAAGGTAGGGGTAGTTAACAGCTATGTCTAATTTAATTGCTCGTGAGTGtttatgttccacagatctgataGCATCCGCTATAGAGTATTTCAtcaaaacagatgaaaatttgtgccagactgggactaaAAACCGTTATTTCCCAGATGTCAAGAGCAGTCCCCTTAACCATTTCGGCTATCCAAGCACACTTTCAGGAACAGCCCAAATCTCCATTTGTCTCGGGTCTACTCTCCCTTGTGCTCACACTATGTTACCACGATTCCCGCTCAGGGTGAGACACTGTTTTCTCTCGTCATTGTCTTGCCACTGCAAAATAGTGCAGCCAGCAACAGACCTGGCACATTCATCTGTTCTTAAATATTCTACAGCTTATTTGGAAATATAACTACAATTTGCAAGTTCAATCTTATCAAATCCAACTGTCAATCAGCAATGCAGTGTCTCAGACACTGCGCTGCGGTACCGTGTTTTTGCCTGCAACCATCAGAGCTTAACAACTGACAGCCTGCAAGAGCTCCAttagctgtcagggatcttctgtTGCTGCCTCTGCTATACCAGAATAACAAAGTAATTGACAGTTAGTTGTTTACTGCCagctaccacagcaacaacaaatcgGAGCACAAGTTTGGTTGCAGCATCTGTTCTGTGCACAGTTGTCATATTGTTCTGCTAACTGCCACCTAGCAGTAAGTCGCAGACAATGATCACCGTACATAATTGTTGTGATTTATTCTTACAACATTTGTTTCTCGTGCGGTATGTTTATTTTCCAGAATGCAGTGCGCAAGCTGTGAAATGGCTTAGGAAAGTGATAAGGCTGCTGTGATCCTGCAAAGTGAACTCAATAGTGGACATTTAGAGGGAATGTATGAACCTACTCAATGCATATTCACACAGCCGCTGCTACCAAAACCACACTGCAACTGTGTGTAACGGAAAATCAACATCTCCCCCTTCCTTGCTCAACTGCCAATCTCTTTGTTATTCTGATTCAGGTATATTGGTAAAAGTGCAGCGGTGCATCATGCCTCTTTGTGTCTGGAGGACATTCTACGAAAGGAATGGGATGTTCTGGAGAACATAATATGCTGCTACATCCACAATGTTTAGGACAATGATAGGTTCCAGCAGACGATCAACAACTGGAAGCCCTGTTGCAAGAGCAAAAATGCAAAAACAAACTTGTACTCTAGTTACAGGGATCACTTGTTTGAAATCTTTAAAACAAATTGTGTTCATTAATATGGCATGTTTTGACTGACTTGTTAGAAAAGGACATATTGCACTGATTAATTTCGGATTAAAATCACAAAGGGATGGAATGGCTGGTCAGTCTGGCATCAGAAGCTGCAATTCCTATTTCTGCCAATAGCACATTTAGAATAGAAAGCAGAGGAGATGCTGAattgcacacaggcacaacaaaaagactggtataaatatgagcttttggccaaaagaccACCTACTAATGTAGAAAACATACATACACTCATCAAgccacaactcacacacatatgaccaccgTCTCTGGTCACCAAGGCTGGATAGCAAAACACTATAAGTTGTCAGAAGTAGGGGTTTATAGTTAGTCCACTGATATATATTGTGTCAGTTTCAGTTTAGAGATGATGGAAGGTACAGAATGATTAAATGCAGGTCTGcaactgaaaaaaataatgaaattaagaaaCGGAAACAGAGAGAGAATGGTGGGGGGACACTTGAAAAGTCTGAATGCTATGCCTACGGACCAGGAAAAAGGAGATGTAAGACAATAGATGAGAAAGTAAGTTCCCATTTCCATGGTTCACTAATTAGTACTGGGTAAGAAGACACAAATGGTTCTCATTGTATAATAAAGTCTCACAGGTATTTTGAATCATACTGAAGAGTATGCTCGCCAAACTGATTCTTGGTGGTCCCAAGATAAACCCTTCTTCTGCATTCATTGATGCATTGGTCCAATTCAGTGAAGTTGTTGCTCTGTAAATAGCCATGCAGTGAACACAGTTTGTTGCTCTGTAAATAACCATGCAGTGAACACATTCAACTGGTGAACAACATGGATGGTTTCACATGTGTTTAAATATTCCAGTATTTATCAGCTTTGGGGTTGGAGTAAGAGGCAGTTTTCCCAGTTGTAATGATTCTGGGATAGGAACTGTGGAGTAGGGATAATGGTGTGGGAATGTTGAGATAAACAAAGTTTATTGTGAAGGATCAGAAAATGAAGAAAGAGGATAGTGGGGGATGTGGAAAGGATACTGAGGAGAGAGGATCACATCTGAGAGTTTAACTTGAAAAAAGTTATATCCCGTGTGCAGTATACGAGGTATTCAAGGCCTGGGCTGTGCTGCGTGACATAGCAGGCCCTACAAGGGTTAGAGGGTCAAAGGAGGAGACTGCCCAGGAGATTTATTTGTGGTTAAGATCTGTATGGTATCTGCGCAAGAAGGAAGGTGAGAGATATAGACATTCACAATTTTGGTGTTGGAGTGAATAGGTTTACCACAGATGACTAGACTGTAGAGTAGGGAGTAGTTGACACGTCTTGAATGTCATACTAACAAAGACCATATAAAATGTacattattttttgtattaaagccACATGATGTTAATAGTAGCCCTTTGTATAGCACGAACAAAAACAAACTCATGTTGCCACATAGCTctcattttattaaataaatagtcaatcatttcaaaatatattttaatcaAATACTCTGTAAGATATATAACAGTCAAATGTTATAAAGATACAAATTACCATAAATTAAAGTTATAAGTGGTTTCATCTCATTGTTTTAACTTACTGTTTTACTCTGATTTTCCTGAACTAACTTCATTTTTTGAGATGTTGTTTTTCATAGAAATCTGTCTCTCCTATCGCAATATACTTCATCATATCTTCATATTTAGCTTACTTGACAAGTAAAAGCATAGTACAGTATACAGTAATTCCTCCCAAAATCCGAGATGCACTATTTTTCTTGCTCTTGCAGTATATATTTCTTTCAAGGGTACAAGCACAGATAAAACAGTTGTTTGTTGACCATTTCTTACCTTAAAAATGTATTTCCCATCACAAGTGCACTGCTCAACTTTATACCGTGAAATTTTAATAGCATTTGGATTAGTCTTCATAGGTGTGAAATAGTCTTTATAGTTCTTGAACATGTTCACATCACTAGAACAACCGTAAAAAATTTAGATGATTTCATGACTACAGAATACCATTTCTCGCGAATATAAAATCTGCTGTGAACTGTTTGTCACTTCAACAATATCAGAATTATGATCACAAGGTAGAATTAAGTGACCTCATTCAGGAAAATaaagtattaattttttaaaacaatcaaTCTATGGAGGCACAGCCAGTTTAAGACCCAACTGACACCAACCATTGTTTGGGATGCTTGGGGGAGCCAAGCAGAGATGGGTGCTAGAGGAATTGCAACTGAAAGATTTCTATACAGTTTGTATTACAATTATTAGTGGCCGTTTGGGGCATCGACCAAGAGTAAGATTTGTGTACAGCTTGAatcacaattagtagtgaaaaCTGACTTAGCTGAAAGTGTATGAGGGAGAAACAagtgggggggaagggggacaaATGATAAGTTTCTTGTGCGGAAAAACATTTTCAAAGAGGTCCTGTATGCAAGGGTATACGGTTAATGTACAGTAACTCTGTTTTTATTTGGTGaagcaaaaaataacaaaaaaatcagaTTCTAAAAAGCACAAAAAGAGTGAAAGGAGGACACAAAATTTATCTGACATCTGGTAGTTCATCCTCCATTATGAATCCCCTCCGCCACCAAATTGTTCAACTGTGTATGTGAAAAAATTATGCAGATTTCATTTAATGATTATGTTACAAGTTATGAAAGTGCACATCATAACCATAATTTCTTAAGAAGTCGTCGTTTTTTAAGATACAACTGCACAAGCAAAAAGATCTTACACATTCTTTCCAATTACAATCACTTTTCCAGAACACCTGTATCAAAATATTGCAGCAATACAAGAAATGGCAGAGGATAccacaattttaatgtttcatatgttttttAAGAAAGTGTCTCTTCACATCATGTTTCTGTTTTGATTTGTACGAACATAAGGAACAACTGAATAGTGGTTCTTTTCCACATTCTAATCTAAGATGTCGACTGAGAGAACCTTTATGCTGATACCAATTTCCACACTGACaacactggaaatggagaaaagcttGACGAGACTTCAAAATGTTTAATTCTGTAGAACGGAATGGTAGTTGTTCCAAATGATGTATGGTATCTGGAAAGAATAAAAACCAAATATTTGTTTTAACTGAAAACACAGTTaatacacttttatttatttaatttggtcCATCATCTGAATACATAAGGTTTCAATCTATAATAGCCTTATAATTGAATGCCGAAACTTTTCAGTTGGACAGCTATGCTTGAAGTAACATATATTCAGGACCACAATGGAGTGTAATTTACACATTCAAAAAAACTACACATTTAACTTTTGTCACACTAAATGTAAGCAAAATTACAACAAACATCAATACATACTGCTAAATACTTTTCTGTCATTCGTACAATAAACCATTTTTATCATCACATTACTACACCCTGAGAAATTTAGCATGTCTTTACTGTCGTAGATGTAATAAAAAGATCTTAAAAAATTGTGATCTGtttaaaaaataatgaatattTGAGCCAATCTGTCTTTTACTTCATTCTCTCTTGTCGAAGAATTTCAagatgtattttttaaaatttggttttaCACATGATATTCACAAGTGAGGACACAAACATGTTCACAGGGACGATAAATGTAGGGTGAATTCTAAATCTTTCTTGGGTAGTGGTAGGGCGAACAGAACAAAATTTGCGTGCTGTAAATTAGCATGAAAAATTACTGTAGATAAGACACATCAAAAACACATATTTATTATAAATGTTAGCAACACAACAATGACAGTAATACTAAACAGCTCTAGTGACTGTTAACTGTTATCAACAAATAATGGGAGTTGTTAAATTTTCACCAAAAATTTGAAGACTTTTTCTCACATATTATTTATTAAATATGCAACATGAGATATAAAAAACATTAATCACCTAAATTCCTCATATACAAGTAGTTAACTATGAAACATTCTCTATAACAATCAATTACAATttataatgaaatgacgagaagcAATCACTCACCTTGTAGAAAGTGCATCAATTAGCCTATATGTACATACACAAGAATTTGAAAATTATGGTTCAGGTTTCAAGCTTTTACTCTTTTGCAGTCACAGGATTGGGAGAATGTGTgcatgcatttttttctgtttaggaCCAGAAATTTCAAGATGGGTCAAGATTCATCAATGCTTTTTTATATATTTACCTACTTGCCTGGACTTCCTTTGTGATGCGAATAGCTGTCTGTCTCCAAGCCATTATTTTATCTTCTGTTCACGATATTTTAATGACAATGAACAAGTAGATTGTACAGcattctttgtacagctatgaGTTCTCACTGAAGCTGTGTAGACTGTCTGTGCAACACTAAGTTATCTGATGATGGAAAAAGAAGCCGAAAGCCAGTTCATAATGAActagtaaatattattgtggaacatcaatATGTTGCATTCAAGTTATTAACTTGTGATAAATGTTGATTGCCCACTTGTCAGATGACTGTGGAAAATGTAAACACTAACCTCCAAAAATGTCGCCTCTCTCAAAAACAAAAGATTTCAACCCAATGGTAAATGAAGTATTTAGTTTTTCCATTTCATGCATAGCACCTGAAAATGGTTACTAAGTCCAACATAACCATCaacaaatgaatttaaaatgtATTAAGCAACATATGAAACCTTGTACATTcaacataacaaaaattttaaacaatgaaaactgtaaatgaaatgtatcaatttaagaaaaaaatagtaACATGTAATAACGAAAACAATAATGAGATTCTCCTATgctgaataaaatgataattactTGTTAGTCTTAGATACAGTAGAGATAGAAATTGAAACACACAGTTTTGATAAtgcttaatgaaaaaaaaaaaaaaaaaaaagacagagataATAAATTACAAAACATCAGTACTCACATATCCACCAATGTTATATGAGACTGTATATTGTTGTAGCAACTACAAAAAATGTAAGTATGGTAAATGAGCGTATCTTAAGTTATCTACACAGAGTTTACAACCGAAAGTTACATTTTCTGacgacagtgagagagagagagagagagagagagagagagagagagagagacaaatttaCGTACTCTTCTGGAAGCATATGCAGATTTTCAGCTCATACATTAAGTAATCACCTTTTCACCTAACGAAGGAAGTTGTTTTCCACATAATGCTTACTGAATGTATAAACCAATTAGTTGATCTTTTTATTATTTACTGATAACATTCACAGCACAAACATTGTTAAATTTCATGATTAACTTCTTACTAATTTAACTGTTAAAAATCCAAGTGCTGTATTTACGTCCTTACAGGAGACTGTCCACATACAAAACATTTACCTGATTAAACCTGCAATACTAAATATCAATGTAGCTTAATTATACTAACAATTATGGCATTCTTTACTAAATAAGACCCTTCAGAAAATAAACAGTCCTAATACATTTTAGCAAGATTTTCCTACTTACAGATGTCAGaaccacaaataaaatattttttccgtGTTTGACCTGAACACAATTTGAAGCCAGGTATTAGAAAATACTTAATATGTGGAATATCCACTTTATTACTTAATTCATACCAATGTTAGGTCCTTTATATCAGGGGACCAGTAGGGGATATTTCCACACACATCCAGCAGCACTGGAAGTGATGCTACTGCTTTATCTCTGTACCTGCTTTACTGATGATGCTTCATGGAGAGCAATAAATTACAGGTGAAACAGACCTGATGAACCACAGATTTCATGAATAGAGAACAGATGCTGCACACGAAGTGGAGTAACTTGTTTTAAacaatttcattagtgaaagtgcgTCTGTGCTAACAACAGGCTACCACATAATTACAGCACCCCTTTTTAATATAGATCAAcattttgtaacatattttcaatAACTGACCAGTAtaaaagagatgatgatgatgatgatgatgatgatgatatttaatTCTATTTACAGCCCACAGAACCAAGAACAGGACAATAATTCTTGAAAACGaaaacttcaacaataaaacaacaaatctgAGTAGTCAAACCACATTAAAAAATAATCGCTACACAACATATACATGACGTGTATGACATATTTACCACATTAGTGTTTTTCATATCTTAGTAATTTTCACTGTTTTACTCTTGTTAAATAAGACtcaaaacaagcaaacaaaaaacTTAAGGAAGTTCGCTGACGATAACAGGACTGCACTTAGCATCAGTACACAAATATCATGAAACAAGTGTGATATATGAGTAAATTACAAAAActtcaaagaaaataaaataaaagtatttgtctAAAATGTACAAAAACTTAAACACACATGCAACACTAGAAGCACCATAAACTGGAGTACCATTCTCTAGTGTATGACACTACCCAGTTAAACATGAACATAACTAATCTggtacacagtgttaatctgcaggAAGTACCACATTAGTTTTAAGTGAACTGCGTAATGGGTATATATCACTAGTTTCTTTTAACTAGTTGAGCTACTGTAAAACAGAACTGAACAGTTCGTTTCACCAACTAAGATATTAAGAATATCaaaactaatatatatgtataaaaatgtTTTTAGTATAAATATGCAGGCATTATGGTGGTTCTCAATTTGAATAACTGGGGCATCAGACCAAACTTTTTTTTAAACTAAATATGAGTTACGAACAAAAAGCAAGCATTTTCAGAATGGATTGCCCAGTTGCCTGAGACAAGTGGGTTCTGTGAACACACAGTCAGTCATAG
It contains:
- the LOC126475305 gene encoding zinc finger X-chromosomal protein-like isoform X3 produces the protein MYCENLTSHDTIHHLEQLPFRSTELNILKSRQAFLHFQCCQCGNWYQHKGSLSRHLRLECGKEPLFSCSLCSYKSKQKHDVKRHFLKKHMKH